The Treponema sp. Marseille-Q3903 genomic interval GCAGAGAGCATAAGAATACCTGGTAATCCTGTCACATGGTCTGCATGTGTATGAGAAACAAAAATTGCGTCGATTTTCTTCCATTTCAGATTGAGCCTTTTTAGACTTACTTGAGTTCCTTCGCCGCCATCAAAAAGAAATAAATTACCGTCACGGCGAAGCAAAACTGATGTGAGGTGTCTGTAAGGCAACGGCATCATTCCGCCGCAGCCAAGAATAAAAGCTTCCATGTTCATATTTGAGACAATAATATCAAAAAAATAAAAAATATAAAATGGGTTTGAAAAATTGTTTTTTTTTATCTTGACGGCAATGTTTCTTTGATTTTTTTCTTTTTTGGTGACAGACGGTTGATGTATATATTATAAAAAATTAAATTCGCTATAAATGTCAAAACCCAGCTGACCGGATATGAGATAAATATCGTCTTCGGCGTATGCAACTGTGGTATCTGAAATATTGTCACTAACCATATTATTCTGAAAAGGCACGCGCCAAGCAATGAAGATATAACAGGCATGAGTGAATGTCCTATCCCGCGTATAGTGTTTGCCATTCCGTCCATCATTCCGCAAAGATAATATGTTGTAAATATAACCCAGCAGCGAATCATGCCGGCTTGAATTACATCGGGACTTTTTGTGTAAATTCCAAGGAATCTATAGCGGAATAAAAGAAAAATTGTGCATAAAACAGTTCCGATAACAACTATAGAAAATTGAGAAATCCATGTTAGTCTTCTGATTCTGTCAAACTTTTTTGCACCTGCGTTTTGAGAACAGAATGTGAGAGAACCTTGTGAAAATCCGTTCATAGCGGTATAAACAAAACCTTCGATGTTGCAAACTGCGGAGTTTCCTGCAATCAGTGTTGCCCCAAAAGTATTCACCGATGACTGTATGATTACGTTCGAAAATGAAAACATAATCCCCTGAAATCCTGCCGGCAGCCCTATTTTTACGATTCGTGCAAATATTGACATGTTGATTTTTAAGTTATGAAGGCTTAGATGAAAATCATCTTTTTCAAAAACTAAAATTGTAATTATAAGAATCGCGGCTAGAGTCTGTGATATGACTGTAGCCCATGCAACTCCCGCAACATCCATCTTAAATATGATTACAAAAATCAGGTTTAAGACAAGATTTAGAATGCCTGCGAGAAACAAAATATACAACGGTCGCTTTGTGTCTCCTTTTGCACGCAGTAAGGCGCTTCCAAAATTGTATACCATCGTCGCTGTAATCCCACTAAAATAAATTTTAAGATAAAGTGTCGCAAGATTTAGAACTTCGTCAGGAGCTTGCATCATCCGTAAAATGATGCGTGAACCGGCAATCCCTACGGCAGTCAAAATGATTCCGCTGTATACAGAAAGCAGAATTGATGTGTGTACAGTGTCCTTTAATTCCTTTGAGTTTCCAGCTCCAAAATAATTGGCAGCAACTACATTCGAGCCGATTGAAAGACCTGTAAAAAGATTGACTAAAAGATTTATCAGAGAACCTGTAGAACCGACTGCCGCAAGCGAGTTGTCTCCCGCAAATCTTCCTACAACTATGATATCGGCAGCATTAAAAAGCAACTGTAAGATGCTGGAAAAAATAAGCGGGATTGAAAACTGAAGCAACTTCCCAAAGATAGAACCTTCAGTCATGTTTATTTGGTTTGATTTTTTCATATAATATCCAGCATATCTTTAAAAAAATGATTTTCAATTTTTGCAGTATTCAGAAGTTGCCCAACAGAATCGTATCTTTTGCCTTCGTAAAGTTTTCCGAATACAATGACAAGTTCTCCATTTTCTTTTTTATCATAAGTCATATTGTAAATTTTCCCGTTGTAAGAAAATTCCAGTGGTTTTTGAATTTCTATCAAATATAAAAAATGGTCTTTAGTCATTCCTCTTAGTCTATTGAAATACATGCACGATTACAATTGGCTATCAAAACAATATCAGCGAAAAAGCTTTCAGATAATCATTCTCTGCATTTTTTTTACTCAATATCAAATATAATTTTAAAATTAGATATTAACAAAAAAACGATTAGATATTACAATAATTGAGATATATTAGGTTTAATGTATCTTAGAAAAAGTTCTAAAAGGGTTTGTGAAAATTCTTTAGTAAAGGAGACTCTGAAATGTCAAACAAAATTACTATTATCGGTGCCGGACAGGTTGGTTCAACGGTAGCATATGCATTAACACTTAAGCAGCTTGCTTCTGAAATTGTTATTATCGATATCATAAAAGAAAAAGCTATGGGCGAAGCTATGGATATCAGGCAGGGAACACCGTTTATCGGTCCTGTTTATATTCATGACGGTGATTATGAAGACGCAAAAGATTCAGATATAGTTATTTTTACTTCCGGCGTTGGCAGAAAACCTGGTCAGTCACGTCTTGATTTGACTCAGACAAACGTAAATATTGCAAAATCAGTTATACCTCTTATTACTAAGGCTGCTCCAAACGCCCTTTATCTTATTGTCGCAAACCCTGTAGATATTCTCACATATTTGTTTGTAAAAACATCAGGCATCCCGGCAAGTCACATCTTCGGTACGGGAACAATGCTCGATACCGCTCGTTTCCGTGCACGCATTGCAGAAACTTACAGAGTCGGTGCAACAAATGTTCACGGATATGTATTTGGTGAACACGGTGATTCATCTTTTGTCCCATGGTCATTGGCAAACATCGGTTCAATTCCCGTAGACAGTTTTGCATCAAGCTTTACAGGTAAAAAACTTCCTGATTTCAATAAAGACGATATTGAAGATTATATCCGTAAGTCTGGAGGAATCATCATCAATGCTAAAAAATTTACAAACTACGGTATTGGAGCAACTACAGCTGACCTTGTAGACGCTTTGAAATACAGCACGGACTCTGTCCTTACAATTTCTTCGATGATGAACGGTGAATACGGAATCAATGATGTATGTATTTCTATTCCGACGTTGATTGGACAAAA includes:
- a CDS encoding MATE family efflux transporter, producing the protein MKKSNQINMTEGSIFGKLLQFSIPLIFSSILQLLFNAADIIVVGRFAGDNSLAAVGSTGSLINLLVNLFTGLSIGSNVVAANYFGAGNSKELKDTVHTSILLSVYSGIILTAVGIAGSRIILRMMQAPDEVLNLATLYLKIYFSGITATMVYNFGSALLRAKGDTKRPLYILFLAGILNLVLNLIFVIIFKMDVAGVAWATVISQTLAAILIITILVFEKDDFHLSLHNLKINMSIFARIVKIGLPAGFQGIMFSFSNVIIQSSVNTFGATLIAGNSAVCNIEGFVYTAMNGFSQGSLTFCSQNAGAKKFDRIRRLTWISQFSIVVIGTVLCTIFLLFRYRFLGIYTKSPDVIQAGMIRCWVIFTTYYLCGMMDGMANTIRGIGHSLMPVISSLLGACLFRIIWLVTIFQIPQLHTPKTIFISYPVSWVLTFIANLIFYNIYINRLSPKKKKIKETLPSR
- a CDS encoding L-lactate dehydrogenase produces the protein MSNKITIIGAGQVGSTVAYALTLKQLASEIVIIDIIKEKAMGEAMDIRQGTPFIGPVYIHDGDYEDAKDSDIVIFTSGVGRKPGQSRLDLTQTNVNIAKSVIPLITKAAPNALYLIVANPVDILTYLFVKTSGIPASHIFGTGTMLDTARFRARIAETYRVGATNVHGYVFGEHGDSSFVPWSLANIGSIPVDSFASSFTGKKLPDFNKDDIEDYIRKSGGIIINAKKFTNYGIGATTADLVDALKYSTDSVLTISSMMNGEYGINDVCISIPTLIGQNGIKGHLAAPLTDDEVTKLRHSADCLKDIIKQIEF